The genomic region CCCACCTGGGCCTGGAGGACATCCTGGCCGCCGTCCAGGAGTCCTGGCCCCTGGAGGTGGAGGACGAGCTGCGGCGGCGCAGCAAGCACAACCGGGCGGCCCTGGAGCTGAGCCGGGCCGCGCGCCTGCCCTTCCTCATCGCCGAGGAGTCGGACGTGGACGTGATTCCGCTGCTCAAGTGCCGTCCGAACTTCATCACCCGCAAGAGCGTGCGCGCGGCGACCCTCTGCGTCACGGGCCGGGAGATGGGCCAGGCCGACCTGGCCGGGCGCATCGTGCTCATCGAGAGCGCGGACCCGGGCTTCGACTGGATCTTCACCGGCCGCATCGCCGGGCTGGTGACCAAGCACGGCGGCTCCAACTCGCACATGGCCATCCGCTGCGCCGAGCTGGGCCTGCCCGCGGCCATCGGCTGCGGCGAGCAGCTCTTCCAGATGTTCGAGCGGGCCGAGCAGTTGCACTTGGACTGCGGGGCCGAAATGGTTACGGTCATCGCCACCAGGAAGGCGTGAATGGTTGTCTGGATCATCGGACTTTCGGGCTCGGGCAAGAGCACCCTCGCCAACGAGGTGGTCCGCCTCGTGCGCGGGCGGGGCGAGACCGTGGCGCTGCTGGACGGCGACGCCGTGCGCCGCGTCTTCGGCGACGACCTGGGGCACACCCTGGAAGACCGCCACAAGAACGCCCGGCGCATGAACGCCCTGTGCAAGCTCCTGGACGAGCAGGGCGTGCACGTGGTCTGCGCCATCCTCTCGCTCTTCGAGGACACGCGGCGCTGGAACCGCGAGAACCTGAGCGCCTATTACGAGGTCTTTTTGGACGCGCCCCTGGAGACGCTCGCGGCCCGCGACCCCAAGGGGCTCTATCGCGAGGCCCTGTCCGGGCGCATGCGCGACCTGCCGGGCGTGGACATTCCCTTCCCCCGCCCCGAGCGGCCGGACCTGATCCTGGAGAACACCGGCACCCGGGAAGAACTGCTGGCCCACGCCGGGGACATCGCCCGGTTGTTCGCCGGAGGCAGGGCGTGACGGGCTACCCCTACACCGGCGAAAGCCTTCTTGCGCGGCCCTGCCGCTACATGTACCCGCCCTACGGCGGGACCGCCTTTCTCGCGGCCTGGGCCCGGGACCGGCGGCGCTGCGCCGAGGCGCTGTCCGCCGTCGTGGTCCAGGCCGGGCCCGATCCGGCCCTGGCCCTGCCCGGGGCCTGCCTGGCGGTCCTGGAGTCCCTGGCCGGGGAGTGGGTGGACCGGGCCGCGCCCGTGTTGCGGCGTTGCGCCGCTTTCGCGCCCGCAAGCGAGGCCGCCCCGGAAAACGCCGGGAACGAACTCCGGCTGGAGCCGCTGTTGCGCGCCGCGCTCTGGCGCGTAGCCCGCGGCGCGGCCGGGGATGCGGAGGCCGGGCTGCTGCGCCGCCTGGCCCGTAAGTTCGAGGTCGCCAAGCTCCTGCACCCGGTCTACGGCCCGGACTTTCGGCAGGGGCGGGGGCCGACGGACGACGTGGGCCTGTACGCCCTGTTGGCCGCCGGCCTCGGACTCTTCGCCCGGGCAGGCGAGGACCTCGTCCTGCTCAACGCCCTGCTCAAGCTCTGCGACCTGCTCTGTTCCGAGACCGGCCCCTTGTCCGGCCGGGCCGAGGCCTCGGCCCTGGCGCTGCTGGCCCTGCGGATCGAGGATTGGCGGGTGCGGCGGCTCTTCCCGGAGGGCGCGGCATGGTGCTGATGAATCTCGTGTTCCTGGCCGCGGACACGGCCCGTTCCCGGGCCTACGCCCAGGCCATGCTCCAGTCCGGTTTCCTGCCGGGCCACGCCCTGCTCCTGCGCGATCCAGCCGGGGCCGTCGGTCCCGGGACGATCCCGGCCGGGGCGCGCGCGGACGGGGGCGTGGCCGAGGGCCTGCGCTTCGCGCCCGAAGAACCCGTGGCCGAGACCCTGGCCCGGGCCGGGGTGGAGATTTCGGAGGTCCCGTCCACGGACGTGAACGGCCCCACCGTCATGGAGGCCGTGGCCGCGCGGCCCGAGCCCTACGTGCTTTTCTCCGGGCCCGGCGGGGTCATCCTGCGCGCCGGAATCCTCGGGCTGGGCAAGCGCTTCCTGCACGTGCACGGCGGCTGGCTGCCGGACTACAAGGGCAGCACCACCAACTACTACAGCCTCCTGGAGGAGGACATGTGCGGGGCCTCGGCCATCCTCATGACCGAGGCCGTGGATTGCGGGCCCGTGCTGGCGCGTCGCCGCTTCCCCCGGCCGGAAAGGCCGGAGGCCCTGGACTACGTGTACGACTCCCTGTTCCGGGCGCGCGTCCTGGTGGACGTGCTGGAGCGCCTGGCCGAGGAGGGGAATCTCGATTTCCGCGTGGCGGACAACGCCGGGGGACGGGTGTTCTACATCATGCACCCGGTGCTGCGCCACGTGGCCATCCTGGGCGGCGGAACGGGCCGCCGCGCGGAGGGGCCGGAATGCGCGTGACCTACCGCCACGAACACGTGGACGCCTATTGGGCCAAGCGCTGGGCCGCGATCCCCGCCGACGAGGAGGCCGCCAACCCGGAGGCCTATCCGCTGCGCTACGCCCTGGAGGCCCTGGAGGGCGTGAGCGGCCGGATCCTGGAGGCGGGCTGCGGCAGCGGCCGCATCCTGCGGTATTTCCACAACCGGGGCCGGGACATCCTGGGCATGGACTACGTGCCCCCGGGCCTGGTCAAGCTGGCCGGGGCCGACGCCGGCCTGCGCCTGTTCCAGGCGGACATGCGCCGCCTGCCGTTTCCCGACGGCGCGTTCCAGTGCGTGCTGGCCTTCGGCCTGTACCACGGCATCGAGCACGGTCTGGACGAGGCCCTGGCCGAGACCCGGCGGGTGCTCCAGCCGGGGGGCGTGCTCTGCGCCTCGTTCCGCGCGGACAACCTGCAGAACCGCCTGCTGGACTGGCACGCCGACCGGCGCGGCCGGGCCCGGGCGGGCGGCGCGCCGCGCCAGTTCCACAAGCTGAACCTGTCCCACGGCGAGTTCACGGGGCTGCTCCGGCGGGCCGGATTCACGGTGGAGAAGGCCTGCTCGGCCCAGAACTACCCGTTCCTTTACAAGTTCCCCTGCTTCCGGGCCCGGGAGCAGGCCGAATTCGACGAGAGCCTGGGCCGGAAGCAGGGCTACCGCCTGAACCTGGCCGGGAGGCTGCTGCAGGGCGGGCTGTATGCCCTCGCGCCGCGCCAGATGTGCAACGTGACCGTCTGTCTGGCCCGCAAGGAGGCCGCATGATCCTGGCCGCCGTGACCCAGCGCCGCGTGGAGGTTCCCGGACGCGGTTCGAGGGACTGCCTGAACCGAGCCTGGCCCGCCTTCCTGGCCGCCTGCGGCGTGCTGGCCGCGCCCGTGCCCGGCGATCCCGGGCTCCTGGACGCCTGGCTGGAGCGGGTGCGGCCCGAGGCCGTGATCCTCTCCGGCGGCAACGCCGCCCCGGGCGGCGGGCAGGACGACGCCTGCCCCGAGCGCGACCGCCTGGAGCTGGCCCTGATCCGCTGGGCCGGGGCCGGGAACGCGCCCCTGCTGGGAGTCTGCCGGGGGGCGCAGATGCTCAACGCCGCGCATGGCGGGGGGCTGCGCCGCCTGCCGGGGCACACCGCCGTGACCCACGCCCTGAGCCCGCTGCCCGGAGCCGCGACGCCCGCGCCGCTGCCCGCCGAGGTCAATTCCTTTCACGACTACTCCATCCTGGCCGGGGACCTCGGCCGGGAGCTGAAGCCCCTGGCCCTGGGCCCGGACGGGGCCGTGGAATTTTTCGTTCACGAGCGCCTGCCGCTGGCCGGTCTGCTCTGGCACCCGGAGCGTTTTTCCCCCTTCCGGCCCGAGGATGCGGCCCTGGTGCGGGCCCTGCTGGGAGGCCGGGCATGAAGGCCGTGCTGCTGGCCGCCGGTCAGGGCCTGCGTCTGCGGCCCTGGACCGAGAACCTGCCCAAGTGCCTGCTGGAGGCCGGGGGCGTGCGACTGCTGGACGCCCAGCGCGGGGTTTTGCGCGCCGAGGGCGTGCGGGAGCATGTCCTGGTGGCCGGGCATTGCGCCGGGGCCCTGGAGGGGCTCGGGCTCACGCTGTTGCGCAACGAGCGCTACGCCGAGACGAACATGGTCTGGACCCTGCTTTCGGCCCGGGAAGAGATGCGCGACGGGGCCGTGGTGTCCTATGGCGACATCGCCTACCCCAGGGAGGCGTTGCGGGCCGTGCTGGACTCCCCGGCGGACATCGCCGTGGCCGTGGACCTGGAGTGGGAGTCCTATTGGCGGCTGCGTTTCGGCGACCCGCTCAAGGACGCCGAGACCCTGGCCATGCGCGGCGGCGACATCGTGGAGATCGGCGGCAGGCCGGAGCGCCTGGACGAGATCGAGGGCCAGTACATCGGCCTCATGCGCTTCAGCGCCGAGGGCGTCCGCGCCCTCTGGCGGGTTTTCGAGGCCTGCCGGGCGCGCGGGGACATCAACGGCAAGAAACCGGAAAAGGCCTTCATGACCGACCTGCTCCAGGAGCTGATCCGCGCCGGGCTGCCGGTGGCGGCCTGCCCGTTCCGGGGCGGCTGGGTGGAGATCGACACCCCCGGCGACATCGGCCTGCCCGAGACCGGCGAGCGGCTGCGCCGCATCGCGGCCTCCCTGCCCGCGCCGTCGGGAACGGAGCGCTGAGGCCATGTGCGGCATCGCCGGATACAAGATGCGCGAGCCCCGTCCCGACGCGGTGCTCGAGGCCATGGTGGAGGCCCTGCGCCATCGCGGCCCGGACTCCGCCGGATACCTGCTGCGGCCCGGGCTGCGGGCGGGCATGCGCCGCCTGAGCATCAACGACGTGGAGGGCGGGGACCAGCCCCTGTACAACGAGGACGGCGGCGTGGCCCTGCTCTACAACGGGGAGATCTACAACTCCCCGGCGCTGCGCGCGGAGCTGGAGCGGGCCGGGCACCGCTTCCGCACCCGTTCCGACGGCGAGGTCATCTGCCACCTCTGGGAGGAGGAGGGCGAGGCCCTCTTCGACCGGCTGGACGGCATGTTCGCGGCGGCCTTGTGGATCGAGGCGGAACAGAAGCTCGTCCTGGCGCGGGACATCCCCGGGGAAAAGCCGCTCTACTACGCGCGGCTCTCGGACACGGACCTGGCCTTCGCCTCGGAGATCTCCAGCCTGCGCCGCCTGGACGTCCTGGACCAGGGACTGGACCTCCAGGCCCTGTGGGACTACCCGACCTTTCTCTGGGTGCCCGAGCCCGCCACGGCGCTGCGCTCCGTGCGCGCCCTGCCGCGCGGGCACCTGCTCGTCGCCGACGCCTCGGGCGTCCGCGTCCGGCCCTACGCCGGGCCACACCCGCTCCCCGATCCCGCGCTGCCGCCGCTCTCCGACGCCGAGGCCGCGGCCCGCGCCCGCGAGGTGGTGACCCGGGCCGTGGAGAGCCGCCTGCTCTCCGACGTGCCCCTGGGCGCGTTCCTCTCCGGCGGGCTGGACTCGTCCATCGTGGCCACCCTGGCCGCGCGGCGCGTCCCGGACCTGTCCACCTTCACCATCGGCTTCGAGGACGTGGCCGACCCCTACCACGGCCATGCCGACGAATCTCCCCAGGCCGAGGCCCTGGCCCGCAAGCTCGGCACGAAGCACCACACCATCCGCGTCACGGCCCAGGACTTCCGCGCCGCGCTGCGCGACTTCTGCCGCCACGGCGACCAGCCCTTCTCGGTCTCCTCGGGCCTGGGCATCCTGGCCGTATGCGGGGCCGCGCGCGAGGCGGGCATCAAGGTGCTGCTCACGGGCGACGGGGCCGACGAGTGCTTCGGCGGCTACTCCTGGTACGCCCATCTGGACCGGCTCGGCCCCGCGCCGCGGTCCGGTCCGGAACGGCCGGAAATATCCTTCCAGAACACCGGCATGTCGGAGGACGAGCGCCTGGCGGCCATGTCCGCCTACTCCCTGCCCGCGCGGCTCTGGGCCTGGCACTACTACGCCTCGGAGCCGGAGAAGGCCCTTCTGTTCCACCCGGACGTGGCGGCCGGGGCGCGCGGTTCCCTGCGCCTGCTCCCGCAGGGCCCGACGGGCGGAACCCCGCGCGAGACCATCGCCCAGGATCGGGATTTCTATTTTCCCTTCGAGATGCTGCGCAAGGCGGACCGCATGAGCATGGCCCGCTCGGTGGAGGCCCGCGTGCCCTTCGCCGCGCCCGAGGTGCTGGCCCTCTCGGCGCGGCTCTCGTATCCCCAGATGGTGCGCGGCGGGGAGCTCAAGTGGGCCCTGCGCCGGG from Desulfovibrio aminophilus harbors:
- a CDS encoding adenylyl-sulfate kinase; this encodes MVVWIIGLSGSGKSTLANEVVRLVRGRGETVALLDGDAVRRVFGDDLGHTLEDRHKNARRMNALCKLLDEQGVHVVCAILSLFEDTRRWNRENLSAYYEVFLDAPLETLAARDPKGLYREALSGRMRDLPGVDIPFPRPERPDLILENTGTREELLAHAGDIARLFAGGRA
- a CDS encoding class I SAM-dependent methyltransferase translates to MRVTYRHEHVDAYWAKRWAAIPADEEAANPEAYPLRYALEALEGVSGRILEAGCGSGRILRYFHNRGRDILGMDYVPPGLVKLAGADAGLRLFQADMRRLPFPDGAFQCVLAFGLYHGIEHGLDEALAETRRVLQPGGVLCASFRADNLQNRLLDWHADRRGRARAGGAPRQFHKLNLSHGEFTGLLRRAGFTVEKACSAQNYPFLYKFPCFRAREQAEFDESLGRKQGYRLNLAGRLLQGGLYALAPRQMCNVTVCLARKEAA
- a CDS encoding gamma-glutamyl-gamma-aminobutyrate hydrolase family protein (Members of this family of hydrolases with an active site Cys residue belong to MEROPS family C26.), translated to MILAAVTQRRVEVPGRGSRDCLNRAWPAFLAACGVLAAPVPGDPGLLDAWLERVRPEAVILSGGNAAPGGGQDDACPERDRLELALIRWAGAGNAPLLGVCRGAQMLNAAHGGGLRRLPGHTAVTHALSPLPGAATPAPLPAEVNSFHDYSILAGDLGRELKPLALGPDGAVEFFVHERLPLAGLLWHPERFSPFRPEDAALVRALLGGRA
- a CDS encoding NTP transferase domain-containing protein yields the protein MKAVLLAAGQGLRLRPWTENLPKCLLEAGGVRLLDAQRGVLRAEGVREHVLVAGHCAGALEGLGLTLLRNERYAETNMVWTLLSAREEMRDGAVVSYGDIAYPREALRAVLDSPADIAVAVDLEWESYWRLRFGDPLKDAETLAMRGGDIVEIGGRPERLDEIEGQYIGLMRFSAEGVRALWRVFEACRARGDINGKKPEKAFMTDLLQELIRAGLPVAACPFRGGWVEIDTPGDIGLPETGERLRRIAASLPAPSGTER
- the asnB gene encoding asparagine synthase (glutamine-hydrolyzing); the protein is MCGIAGYKMREPRPDAVLEAMVEALRHRGPDSAGYLLRPGLRAGMRRLSINDVEGGDQPLYNEDGGVALLYNGEIYNSPALRAELERAGHRFRTRSDGEVICHLWEEEGEALFDRLDGMFAAALWIEAEQKLVLARDIPGEKPLYYARLSDTDLAFASEISSLRRLDVLDQGLDLQALWDYPTFLWVPEPATALRSVRALPRGHLLVADASGVRVRPYAGPHPLPDPALPPLSDAEAAARAREVVTRAVESRLLSDVPLGAFLSGGLDSSIVATLAARRVPDLSTFTIGFEDVADPYHGHADESPQAEALARKLGTKHHTIRVTAQDFRAALRDFCRHGDQPFSVSSGLGILAVCGAAREAGIKVLLTGDGADECFGGYSWYAHLDRLGPAPRSGPERPEISFQNTGMSEDERLAAMSAYSLPARLWAWHYYASEPEKALLFHPDVAAGARGSLRLLPQGPTGGTPRETIAQDRDFYFPFEMLRKADRMSMARSVEARVPFAAPEVLALSARLSYPQMVRGGELKWALRRAFEDVLPPEVVSRPKHGFNVPIDHWLRGQWADLVDEALGPGSRLAREGLVRKDAADAARALLRRPGRLNGHTVFSFITLNIWLEEADAWKS